The segment CCATCTTTGCCCTCCAGTACCTGGCGCACCATGCGAGCGTTGGTGGCAGGATCTCCACCCCTTAGTTCCTCTATGGGGTAGAGCTGGCCCAGGAGATCCCTAGGGTCTATATCGTAAGTGGATATGAGACCATCTCTTAGCTCTGATACACGTGTCTGGGAGCTAACACTCGCCTCATCCAAACCCTCTAGGCCATGAACGACCATGGCCCTTCGCGTGCCAAGCTCCCTCAGGACTGCTGCAAATAACTCTGTGAGCCTAGGATCGTACACACCCAGGAGCTGGCAGGTTGCGCCCGCTGGATTGGTGAGGGGTCCAAGGAGGTTGAATATGGTGCGTATTCCCATCTCCTTCCTGGGCCCCGCAGCATGGCGCATGGCAGGATGCATCATGGGCGCAAAGAGAAAGCCTATGCCCAGCTCCTGAATACACTCCTCCACCACCTCTGGGCCTACGTCCACCTTGACCCCCAGGGCCTCGAGCACATCGGCGCTTCCGCAGCTGCTGGAGACAGCCCTGTTCCCATGTTTTGCCACTGTGACGCCCGATCCTGCCACCACAAAGGCAGCGGTCGTGGATATGTTGAAGGTGCTGGCCCTGTCCCCACCTGTGCCACAGGTGTCCACCACCACCTGGGAGCGAGCCTCCACCCTGATGGCCCTTCGTCTCATGATGCGGGCAGCTCCACACAGCTCCTCAACGCTCTCCCCCTTCATTCGAAGAGCTGTGGCCAGGGAACCTATCTGGGCACCTGTGGCCCGGCCATCCATGATATGCTCCATTACTTCCATCATCTGTTCTCGAGTGAGATCCTGGCCCTCTACAACCTTGGCTATGGCCTGCCTTATCATGCCCTATTTCCCTCCTTCACGAGTTGCAAAAAATTTCTGAGCAACCTCTTACCGCTGGGAGTCAGGATCGATTCGGGATGGAACTGCACCCCCTCCAGGGGCATCTCCTTGTGCCGAATCCCCATGACCTCCCCATCTGAAGTCTGGGCGCTAAGCTCCAGACAAGATGGAAGGGATTCTCTTTCCAGGATCAGGGAGTGGTATCGGCCGGCCTGGAAGGGATTGGGAATTCCCCTGAAAATGGTTCTGCCATCGTGGAGAATCTGGGAGGTCTTGCCGTGCATCACCCTTTGAGCCCTGATAACCCTGGCACCAAACACATGCCCTATGGCCTGATGACCTAGGCAAACTCCCAGCATCGGGAAACGGCCCTGATATTTTCGGATTAGTTCAAGAGTGATTCCCGCCCGTTCGGGCCTGGAAGGCCCTGGGGACAGTAGTATGGCGTCTGGAGCCAGCTCTTCCATGCGCTCCAAAGCAAGCTCATCGTTGCGGAAGACTCTCACTTGCTCACCCAACTGCCCCAAAGCCTGAACCAGGTTGTAGGTAAAAGAGTCGTAATTGTCTATGACCAGGAGCATGACTTACCCCCTATTATGGAAAAAACAACGTGGCACACAGTGATAGGTCTCTTGGGAGCCGCTCACGGGGTGGATCTCAAGCCCGGAGGCTGCCATGCTTACAGCCTGCAACATACCCTTGGCCTTGTTACAGGTCTCCTCATATTCGGCCTCTGGATCAGACTCCGCCACTATGCCCGCCCCAGCCTGCACATATATGCGACCTGTGTGGAGCAAAAGCGTGCGAATGGTTATGCAGAGGTCCATGTTGCCCGTGTAGCTCAGGTAACCCACGGCCCCTCCATAGGGCCCCCTCCTGGTAGGCTCCAGCTCTTCTATGATCTCCATGGCCCGCACCTTGGGGGCTCCGGTGAGGGTCCCGGCGGGAAATGTGGCACGAAGCACATCCAGGCAGTCTTTCCCCTCTGCCAGCTCCGCCTGGATGTGGGAGACCAGATGCATGACGTGGGAATATCTCTCGATGGCCATGAACTCCCTCAACTGCACGCTTCCTGTTTGTGCCACCCTCCCCAGGTCGTTTCTGCCCAGATCCACCAGCATCACGTGCTCGGCCCTCTCCTTGGGATCCTTGAGGAGTTCATCTGCCAGTCTCCGATCCTCCTGCTCTGTGCGGCCTCTTTTTCTTGTGCCAGCTATGGGTCTTAGGTCCAAGGTGCCCTCCTCAAGCCTCACCATCACCTCTGGTGATGAGCCCACAAGCACCATGTCGCGCAGCTTCAGGAAGAAAAGGTAGGGCGAGGGATTGATGAAACGAAGGGCCCTGTACAGGGCCACCGGATCCACCTGCGCCTCCATTTCCAAGCGCTGGGAAAGCACCACCTGAATGGCCTCGCCCCGAAGAATATCCTCCTGTGCTCTCCTGACCGCCCTTAAAAAAGCGTCCCTGGACATGCTTGATTTGGCAAAGGCAAGGGAATTGGGCAAAGGAGCAATCTGAGAGGAAGGCATATCCACCTGCTCGCTGAGCTTCTTGCAGATGGAATCAACCCTTGCTGCCGCCTTCCCATAGATCTCGGCCAAGTCCGAAGCAATATCCTCCAGCTCGGCTGGGACAACAACCAGGATGGTATGGCGGACATTGTCGAATATGAGAAGAGGGCCCGTGAAAATCATGCTGGCATCAGGTACATCCAGGGAGGGTTTGGGGCCATATGGAACCCGCTCCATGAACCGAACCATGTCGTATCCGAGATATCCCACAGCCCCTCCCCAGAAGCGGGGAAGGCCAGCCAGTCGTGGGCCTCGCCTGCTGGCCAGCATCCCGCCCAGCACACTGAGAGGCTCCCCCTTGTGGGCCAGACTCACGGTCCTGCCCTGCTCTGTTATGCGAAGCTCATCTCCCCATACCTCCCAAACCTGAATGGGATCGAATCCAAGAAAGCTGTACCTTCCCCACCTCTCTCCCCCATCCACGCTCTCTAGCAAAAAAACGTAAGGCTCGTGGGCAAAGCGCATGAGCGTTCGCACAGGGGTCTCTGTGTCGGCCAGGATCTCTTTGTAGAGCGGGATGAGCCTGGCACCCCTGGCCATCTCCCTGAAGGTACTGAAGTCTGGTCTGATCATGGGCACTCTCCTCTATAAAGAAAGCCAAAGGGCCGTGGCTTGACCCCACGGCCCTTTGCTGTGTACCAAAAATCTCAAGGCCGTGGGAGCCATCTGGGGCTGCCCACGGCCTGAGTCTCCTTAAACTGGTGGAACCTAGAGGCTGCGGACAAACCCCTGCCTTAAGCTCCACCACCAATTTTGCCTTGCCAAAAGACCTTTCATTTCCTGCCCCTTAGAATGGAAAAGAATGTACTGAATTTGATCCATTTTTGTCAAGCCCTTTTTTCTGGCCACCCGGAAAGCAGGTTCAAGAGCCCTTGTGCATCGCGTTTTCGCACGGGTTCTTCCAGCATGGCCAGGGCCTCTTGGTAGCGCTCCAGGATCTCACTGGCATGGGGGTTTCTGATCACGATTCCTGCATAGAGCCCGGGGTTTTCCCTGAACACCTTTCGGATCATGCGAACTTTTTCTTGGAAAATGGGTGTAGACAAACCAAGCAGTTCCTTGGGGTTGGCACCCAGATGCATCATGGCTAAACCCATGCTCATGGTATTGAGATGAGTGAGAACCTGCACCACAGCCATGGCCCGGTCGTGCTCTTCTGGGCTCATCTCGATCACCCGGGCCCCTTGAGCAACGAGCAGGTCCCTTATCCAGGAGCACCAAAGCTCTCCCCTGCCTTTGCAAAGGACCACATTTTTGCCCTTCAGATTTCTCGCTCTAGGGCCAAACAAGGGATGGAGCCCCACCACCTCAGATGGACTCCAGCAGAGCATCTGTGCCATAGGCTCTGCTTTCAGGGAGCTCAGATCCATAAGCGCCGCACCAGGAGCCAAAATGGGACCCACCCATCTAATGACATCCAGTGTCACCCCCAGCGGAACGCTCACAATCACTACCTGGCATCTAGGTATCACTGCCTTGATCTCATCAGGCCCACCTCTCCCCCACACATGCACCAGATGCCCGCTCCTTTTGAGAAAGGCCGCAAACCACCGGCCCATTCCCCTTGTGCCTCCTATGACCCCTATGTGCGGTGCTGTCATGGTGAGATGGCCCTCTGTCGAAGCAAATGATCTGCCAGAACCAGACAAACCATGGCCTCGCACACGGGAAGGATCCTGGGAATAACGCATACATCGTGCCTCCCGGAGATCTGCAGAGTTACTGGGTTGCCGTTGTTGTCCACGCTCCACTGCTTCTTACGTATGGAGGGGACCGGCTTGCAAGCCACTCTGATCCAGATCTCCTGCCCTGTGGTTATGCCCGCCAGGATACCCCCCGCATTGTTGCTCAGGAATCCCTCAGGTGTCATGGGATCGTTGCACTGAGAGCCCCTCATGCGGGCACACTCCAAGCCTTTGCCTATCTCCACCGCCTTGACCGAGCCTATGCTCATGAGAGCCCAGGCCAAGTCCGCATCCATCTTTTGGAAGACCGGCTCTCCAAGGCCTGGCGGGCATCCGGTGACCAGAACCTCCACAACTCCCCCGAGTGTATCCCCATCCTTCATGGCCTGATCCAGCACCTGCAGCATGCAAGGCACCACCTCTGGATCCGGGCACCTCAGCACATTTTCCTCCAGATATTCCAGGCAGGTTTTCTGAGCACGGATCCCTCCCAGCTCCCTGGTAAAGGCCGTGACCCGGATCCCATGGCGAGCTATGACTTTTCTGGCCACTGCTCCGGCAGCCACTCTGGCCACTGTCTCCCTTGCCGAGGCCCGTCCCCCGCCCTTGTGGTCCCTCAGGCCGTATTTGCCATGGTACGTGTAATCACCATGGCCGGGCCTGAAAATGTCTCGAAGAGATTCGTAATCAGAGCTCCTGGCCTGGGTGTTTCTAACCATTATGGCTATGGGTGTTCCCAGGGTGCGGCCTTCCGTCACCCCCGAGAGTATCTCCACTCTGTCCGGTTCTCCTCGAGGCGTGCTCCAGGGTAAACCAGATGGCCTTCGGCGATCCAAGTCTTTCTGGATATCCTCTTCCCTCAGGTCCATCCCCGGAGGGCAGCCATCTATGACCGCTCCCACAGCAGGTCCGTGGGACTCTCCCCAGGTGGTGACCCTGAACAATACCCCCATGCTGTTCCCGGCCATTATCCCACCCTTCCTGCCAAGGACTTCTGAGTTGGTTGCTTTACCTGAAGCAAGATCTCCCTCACTATTTCCCGGACACTCTTGTGGTCCGTGGTGACGGCCAGGTGAGCCACCTCCCTGTAAAGAGGCTCCCTCTCTCCCAAAAGGGTCAGAACCTCCTCTTCAGGTCCCCAAGGAGCCAATGCAGGTCTCCTAGATGAATTCCAGGGGTCCATAGCCATTCTCTCCAAGATGGTCTTGGGACCAGCTTGAAGCCACACGTTGAGACCTGCTGCCCCAAGGGCTTTTCTGACCTTGAAATCCAGGACTGCCCCTCCCCCGAGGGCTATGACCGAGGGACCCATCTCCAGGAGCTCTAGGACCACATCTCTCTCCATGGCACGAAAAGCCTCCCAGCCTTCTTGGGCCACTATCTGTCGG is part of the bacterium genome and harbors:
- the trpD gene encoding anthranilate phosphoribosyltransferase encodes the protein MIRQAIAKVVEGQDLTREQMMEVMEHIMDGRATGAQIGSLATALRMKGESVEELCGAARIMRRRAIRVEARSQVVVDTCGTGGDRASTFNISTTAAFVVAGSGVTVAKHGNRAVSSSCGSADVLEALGVKVDVGPEVVEECIQELGIGFLFAPMMHPAMRHAAGPRKEMGIRTIFNLLGPLTNPAGATCQLLGVYDPRLTELFAAVLRELGTRRAMVVHGLEGLDEASVSSQTRVSELRDGLISTYDIDPRDLLGQLYPIEELRGGDPATNARMVRQVLEGKDGAPRKAVELNAGLALMAAGKAADLHEGIRMAWESIESGAALAKLECLIKRTNPEI
- a CDS encoding aminodeoxychorismate/anthranilate synthase component II → MLLVIDNYDSFTYNLVQALGQLGEQVRVFRNDELALERMEELAPDAILLSPGPSRPERAGITLELIRKYQGRFPMLGVCLGHQAIGHVFGARVIRAQRVMHGKTSQILHDGRTIFRGIPNPFQAGRYHSLILERESLPSCLELSAQTSDGEVMGIRHKEMPLEGVQFHPESILTPSGKRLLRNFLQLVKEGNRA
- the trpE gene encoding anthranilate synthase component I, which encodes MIRPDFSTFREMARGARLIPLYKEILADTETPVRTLMRFAHEPYVFLLESVDGGERWGRYSFLGFDPIQVWEVWGDELRITEQGRTVSLAHKGEPLSVLGGMLASRRGPRLAGLPRFWGGAVGYLGYDMVRFMERVPYGPKPSLDVPDASMIFTGPLLIFDNVRHTILVVVPAELEDIASDLAEIYGKAAARVDSICKKLSEQVDMPSSQIAPLPNSLAFAKSSMSRDAFLRAVRRAQEDILRGEAIQVVLSQRLEMEAQVDPVALYRALRFINPSPYLFFLKLRDMVLVGSSPEVMVRLEEGTLDLRPIAGTRKRGRTEQEDRRLADELLKDPKERAEHVMLVDLGRNDLGRVAQTGSVQLREFMAIERYSHVMHLVSHIQAELAEGKDCLDVLRATFPAGTLTGAPKVRAMEIIEELEPTRRGPYGGAVGYLSYTGNMDLCITIRTLLLHTGRIYVQAGAGIVAESDPEAEYEETCNKAKGMLQAVSMAASGLEIHPVSGSQETYHCVPRCFFHNRG
- a CDS encoding prephenate dehydrogenase/arogenate dehydrogenase family protein, whose translation is MTAPHIGVIGGTRGMGRWFAAFLKRSGHLVHVWGRGGPDEIKAVIPRCQVVIVSVPLGVTLDVIRWVGPILAPGAALMDLSSLKAEPMAQMLCWSPSEVVGLHPLFGPRARNLKGKNVVLCKGRGELWCSWIRDLLVAQGARVIEMSPEEHDRAMAVVQVLTHLNTMSMGLAMMHLGANPKELLGLSTPIFQEKVRMIRKVFRENPGLYAGIVIRNPHASEILERYQEALAMLEEPVRKRDAQGLLNLLSGWPEKRA
- the aroC gene encoding chorismate synthase: MAGNSMGVLFRVTTWGESHGPAVGAVIDGCPPGMDLREEDIQKDLDRRRPSGLPWSTPRGEPDRVEILSGVTEGRTLGTPIAIMVRNTQARSSDYESLRDIFRPGHGDYTYHGKYGLRDHKGGGRASARETVARVAAGAVARKVIARHGIRVTAFTRELGGIRAQKTCLEYLEENVLRCPDPEVVPCMLQVLDQAMKDGDTLGGVVEVLVTGCPPGLGEPVFQKMDADLAWALMSIGSVKAVEIGKGLECARMRGSQCNDPMTPEGFLSNNAGGILAGITTGQEIWIRVACKPVPSIRKKQWSVDNNGNPVTLQISGRHDVCVIPRILPVCEAMVCLVLADHLLRQRAISP
- a CDS encoding shikimate kinase, producing MEIRLLGYRATGKSTVGKVLARELCVPFWDTDELVECRSAKSIRQIVAQEGWEAFRAMERDVVLELLEMGPSVIALGGGAVLDFKVRKALGAAGLNVWLQAGPKTILERMAMDPWNSSRRPALAPWGPEEEVLTLLGEREPLYREVAHLAVTTDHKSVREIVREILLQVKQPTQKSLAGRVG